The following is a genomic window from Carboxydothermus pertinax.
CATAAATATTTGTTTAAAGGAAGATTTTACAGCTATAAAAAGCCAATTTGCACCTAAAAAATGTTACTTTTTCAGTCCTCTCGGACGGTTCCTCTCATCTGTTTTTTCAGATGAAGCGAACCGTTTTTTATGTTTTAAATTATGACTATTTTGTAACTAAAATTTAAGGATTTCTTAATAAATTTGGCTCTTTGTCAATAGTTGGGGCGGATATTTTTCTGAATGCCCACCCATAAATCCTATCAGGTGTCACCGCCGGTGTATAATTGACCCAGGAGCAACGAAAAGGAAATGACCCACCCCCTGGCGAAATATCCCTCTGATACCACTGCAAAGGATCGGAGGGAAATAAATGCTAGGGAGTGGATCTATTATCATGTTACATGAATTACAAGCAAGAGGCAAGAGTATTCGTGCAATCGCACGAGAAACAGGCCATTCCAGAAATACGGTAAGAAAATACCTCAGAGCAGAGGGCATTCCTGAAAGGAAGCCCCATCCCAAAAGAGGTTCAAAGCTTGACCCATACAAAGATACCATTCAAGAGCTCATGAACCTTGGGATATTCAATTGCGAAGTCATTTACGAAAGAATCAAGGAAGAAGGCTACACCGGAGGTCGCACTATTTTAAGGGACTATGTAAGACAATTTAGACCTCCAAAACAGGTCCCTGCCGTATGCCGCTATGAAACCAAGCCTGGCCAGCAAGCCCAGGTCGACTGGGGCGAATACACCTACATTGACGAGGAAACCGGTGAAATACGTAAGCTTTACGTCTTCGTCATGGTGCTGGGCTACTCCAGAGCCATATACGTGGAATTCACAAACCGCTGCGACGTCCGTACCTTCATCCGCTGCTTGATCCACGGGTTTGAATACTTCGGCGGAGTAACCGATATAGTTCTTACCGATAGAATGAAAACCGTAATACTGGGCACCGGTGAAAACAAAAAGCCCATATGGAACCCTACCTTTGAAGACCTTGCGGCGACCCTTGGATTTATTCCTAAAGTGTGCAGGGCACGGCGCCCCCAAACAAAAGGCAAGGTAGAAAGCGGCATAGATTTTGTCAAAAACAACTTCCTGCCGGGTAGGAAGTTCGTAGACTACGGTGATTTAAACCGCCAGGCAATAGCGTGGTGCGAAAAGAAAAACAGGAGAATACACGGTACTAC
Proteins encoded in this region:
- the istA gene encoding IS21-like element ISChy4 family transposase; the protein is MLGSGSIIMLHELQARGKSIRAIARETGHSRNTVRKYLRAEGIPERKPHPKRGSKLDPYKDTIQELMNLGIFNCEVIYERIKEEGYTGGRTILRDYVRQFRPPKQVPAVCRYETKPGQQAQVDWGEYTYIDEETGEIRKLYVFVMVLGYSRAIYVEFTNRCDVRTFIRCLIHGFEYFGGVTDIVLTDRMKTVILGTGENKKPIWNPTFEDLAATLGFIPKVCRARRPQTKGKVESGIDFVKNNFLPGRKFVDYGDLNRQAIAWCEKKNRRIHGTTGERPIDRLKKENLKPLPPSDRYQKFLEEARKVHKDGFLSFDGVRYGVPWQYSGKEVVVRDKNGKIEILYDGKVIAVHEKHYRSRSTVFLKDQYKGLKEAEGMFYPRPRAIKLSSLEVEKRPL